In Panulirus ornatus isolate Po-2019 chromosome 40, ASM3632096v1, whole genome shotgun sequence, a single window of DNA contains:
- the vih gene encoding ubiquitin-conjugating enzyme E2 C has product MAQNIAPGTATSPSSSKGNSEIAIAGRDSHSVTKRLQHELMTLMLTMDKGVSAFPEGDNLFKWIGTITGPSTTVYEGLSYRLSLEFPSSYPYTAPTVKFVTSCFHPNVDLHGNICLDILKEKWSASYDVRSILLSIQSLLGEPNNDSPLNGHAAELWANQVAYKKHLIEHYKKVNGESK; this is encoded by the exons ATGGCGCAAAATATCGCACCAGGGACGGCCACCTCCCCAAGCTCGAGCAAAGGCAACAGCGAGATCGCCATCGCGGGACGAGACTCCCATTCCGTGACGAAGAG ACTTCAACATGAGCTAATGACATTAATGTTAACCATGGACAAAGGGGTCTCAGCTTTTCCTGAAGGAGACAACCTGTTTAAGTGGATCGGCACAATCACAGGTCCATCCACTACG GTATATGAGGGTTTATCATACAGGTTGTCTTTGGAGTTCCCAAGTAGCTACCCATACACAGCCCCAACAGTCAAGTTTGTTACGTCTTGTTTTCACCCCAATGTTGACCTGCATGGAAACATCTGCCTCgatattttaaaagaaaagtgGTCTGCTTCATATGACGTGCGGTCTATTCTTCTTTCTATTCAATCATTGCTCGGAG AGCCAAACAATGACAGTCCACTCAACGGCCATGCAGCAGAACTATGGGCTAACCAGGTAGCATACAAGAAGCATCTTATAGAACATTACAAGAAAGTGAATGGGGAATCCAAATAG
- the Rrp46 gene encoding LOW QUALITY PROTEIN: exosome complex component RRP46 (The sequence of the model RefSeq protein was modified relative to this genomic sequence to represent the inferred CDS: inserted 1 base in 1 codon) yields the protein MSKHACELNFLSRSDGSALYSVGNTVALASVNGPGDVKKSNRQYNRSHLEVCYSPSTGQSMIAERALESVITHTVEQVILVHLHPRTAVYITIQEMQSDGLALSTSVNAACMALLDAGVQMKSTFAAVTCCVTSXGTILIEPTEAEMKESVAVATFVFDGQALNVLSAHQEGCLNADNFNACLKKCQTAAKDIFHFYRRILEEKCNSESI from the exons ATGTCTAAACATGCCTGCGAACTAAATTTCCTGTCCCGCTCTGATGGATCTGCACTGTATTCAGTAG GGAATACAGTGGCACTTGCATCAGTGAATGGGCCAGGTGATGTTAAGAAGTCCAATCGTCAGTACAATAGGTCGCACCTTGAGGTCTGCTACAGCCCTAGCACGGGCCAGTCCA tgaTAGCAGAGAGAGCATTGGAatcagtgatcacacacacagttGAACAAGTGATTCTTGTACATCTCCACCCCAGAACTGCCGTGTATATCACTATACAAGAGATGCAGTCTGATGGATTG GCACTCTCAACTAGTGTGAATGCTGCATGCATGGCTCTGCTTGATGCTGGAGTACAGATGAAATCAACTTTTGCAGCGGTCACATGCTGTGTTACTT GAGGGACCATTTTAATTGAGCCCACAGAAGCCGAGATGAAG GAAAGTGTGGCAGTGGCAACATTTGTATTTGATGGTCAAGCATTGAATGTTTTGTCGGCACATCAGGAAGGATGTCTCAATGCAGATAATTTTAATGCTTGTTTGAAGAAATGTCAAACTGCAGCCAAggatatttttcatttctacaGGAGGATTTTAGAGGAAAAGTGTAATAGTGAGAGTATTTGA